One genomic segment of Marinitoga piezophila KA3 includes these proteins:
- a CDS encoding LacI family DNA-binding transcriptional regulator → MKITIKDVAREANVSIATVSRVLNGTGKVNKKTKEQVLKAVKKLGYKTSTIPLAQDLKIIGILVPDLFAYHYSEIIEGATETLRKNGYGSIIATFNGRILEEEVAIEYFFTRRVYGVIVCTSEEDDEKLRRLLDIAIPVVTVDRENTDFRFDSVNIDNYLGGKMVAKYLLSKGHKKFLHITGDIDLYSIRYRRDGFKYQIEKSGGRVNVLESSFTTGTTYKKLKEYIRKNGVDFTAIFTSDDLIALETLKVLYDEGIKVPDDVSVMGFDDGYMAQFSIPPLTTVKQPRKEMGKMAARLLIDRLNPEKRNSVVRKMMMSLEIVERESVKNIER, encoded by the coding sequence TTGAAAATAACCATAAAAGATGTTGCAAGAGAAGCCAATGTTTCCATTGCAACGGTATCCAGAGTATTAAATGGAACAGGTAAGGTTAATAAAAAAACAAAAGAACAGGTATTAAAAGCTGTTAAAAAGCTTGGTTATAAAACTTCCACAATTCCACTGGCACAGGATCTCAAGATTATAGGGATCCTCGTGCCGGATCTTTTTGCATATCATTATAGTGAAATTATAGAAGGAGCTACAGAAACATTAAGAAAAAATGGTTATGGTTCTATAATTGCCACATTTAATGGTCGTATTCTCGAAGAAGAGGTTGCAATTGAATACTTTTTTACAAGAAGGGTATATGGAGTAATAGTCTGCACATCAGAAGAAGATGATGAAAAATTAAGAAGATTACTCGATATAGCCATTCCAGTGGTTACTGTAGACAGAGAAAATACTGATTTCAGGTTTGACTCTGTAAACATAGACAATTATCTTGGTGGAAAAATGGTTGCAAAATATTTACTGTCAAAAGGACATAAAAAATTCTTACACATTACCGGAGATATTGATTTATACTCAATTAGATATAGAAGAGACGGCTTCAAATATCAAATAGAAAAATCTGGTGGAAGAGTAAATGTTCTTGAATCAAGCTTTACAACAGGAACAACTTATAAAAAGCTAAAAGAATATATAAGAAAAAATGGTGTTGATTTTACAGCAATATTCACATCAGACGATTTAATTGCTCTTGAAACATTAAAGGTATTATACGATGAAGGAATTAAAGTACCCGATGATGTTTCAGTAATGGGATTTGATGATGGTTATATGGCACAATTTAGCATTCCACCATTAACAACAGTAAAGCAGCCAAGAAAAGAAATGGGAAAAATGGCTGCAAGATTGTTAATTGATAGGCTAAATCCCGAAAAAAGAAATAGCGTTGTTAGAAAAATGATGATGTCCCTTGAAATAGTTGAAAGGGAATCTGTAAAAAATATTGAGAGGTGA
- a CDS encoding DegV family protein — MEKIGVVIDSGCDLPKDIAEKHNVRILPLRTFINGEEYEDGTFSEEFLFEHLDEDVKTSLPKPEKIKETMENMINEGYKKILTFNISHGLSGSYNIFTMVSRELREKYPDVRIENIDTLNISIGSGIIVYRALEYIEHGFSYDEILEKVKKDINNATVFYVIPTLKYLARGGRIGKVSAAIGNFLDVKPIISVNEEGIYYTVAKVRNIRRAVNAMYEEFLKFVGERDFYAVVSITGKSEKAVSLQNMLFSKMRALENSLKVFMWDVSATLAVHTGPDLVGIGILRI, encoded by the coding sequence ATGGAAAAAATAGGTGTTGTTATTGATTCAGGTTGTGACCTTCCAAAAGATATAGCTGAAAAACATAATGTAAGAATTCTTCCTTTACGAACATTTATAAATGGTGAAGAATATGAAGACGGGACATTTAGTGAAGAATTTCTCTTCGAACATTTAGATGAAGATGTTAAAACATCACTGCCAAAACCAGAAAAAATTAAAGAAACTATGGAAAATATGATTAATGAAGGTTATAAAAAAATTCTTACATTTAACATTTCACATGGTTTAAGCGGCTCTTATAATATATTTACAATGGTATCAAGGGAATTAAGGGAAAAATATCCAGATGTAAGAATAGAAAATATCGATACACTAAATATTTCTATTGGTTCAGGTATTATAGTATATAGAGCTTTAGAATATATAGAACATGGTTTTTCATATGATGAAATACTGGAAAAAGTGAAAAAAGACATTAATAACGCTACCGTATTTTATGTTATCCCAACATTAAAATACCTTGCAAGAGGAGGAAGGATAGGAAAGGTTTCTGCTGCTATTGGAAACTTTCTCGATGTTAAGCCTATAATTTCTGTTAACGAAGAGGGAATCTATTATACAGTGGCTAAAGTAAGAAACATTAGAAGGGCTGTTAATGCCATGTATGAAGAATTCTTAAAATTCGTTGGGGAGAGGGATTTTTATGCTGTTGTTAGTATTACAGGAAAATCAGAAAAGGCTGTATCTTTGCAGAACATGTTATTTTCAAAAATGAGAGCACTTGAAAATTCTTTAAAGGTTTTTATGTGGGATGTTTCTGCAACATTGGCTGTTCATACAGGACCGGATCTTGTTGGAATTGGAATTTTAAGGATATAA
- a CDS encoding TldD/PmbA family protein — protein MTFNEFKDKAFKLAKEKGFEAQISYNGTYEFSLRLGNGELDEYKDANSNSISLTVLKDGKIGTASTTIFDTPEKLVEEAITNYEIIDSEEENLFYDGSGKYPEFESYYGEFEKLSVKEKLDRLYKMSETAGKDERIVMVPMAMFAHQTSEIIIANTLGLEKSYKGDGGYAYASVVAKDESPRSGFWFGIAPKPEKLDLEAIGKRAAEEAIAKIGSKSVKSGKYRVIIRSDEFTSLLATMLIPMISAENAQKNMSPLKEKLGEKIGSDIVNIKDIPYYEGSLNNAPFDSEGVPTQEKTILENGVFKTFLYNLKTAKKEGKESTGNALGRGIAPVNMYFEPGKKNFDELVETLGDGIIITSLEGLHSGANPISGEFSLGAQGLKVENGKIVSGVEQITISGNFLDVLSKIEEAGNDMWISFSSTIAPSVIISEIDIAGNA, from the coding sequence ATGACATTCAATGAATTTAAAGATAAAGCATTTAAATTAGCAAAAGAAAAAGGTTTTGAAGCACAGATTTCATATAATGGAACATATGAATTTTCTTTAAGATTGGGCAATGGAGAATTGGATGAGTATAAAGATGCAAATAGCAATTCAATTTCTTTAACGGTATTAAAGGATGGAAAGATAGGAACAGCTTCAACAACGATATTTGATACTCCTGAAAAGTTAGTGGAAGAAGCAATTACAAATTATGAAATAATAGATTCAGAAGAAGAAAATCTTTTTTATGACGGTTCTGGGAAGTATCCTGAATTTGAATCATATTATGGTGAATTTGAAAAGTTAAGCGTAAAGGAAAAATTGGATAGATTATATAAAATGTCAGAAACAGCAGGTAAAGATGAAAGAATTGTGATGGTTCCAATGGCAATGTTTGCTCACCAAACATCTGAAATTATTATTGCAAATACATTGGGATTGGAGAAAAGTTATAAAGGTGATGGCGGATATGCATATGCTTCAGTTGTGGCAAAAGACGAATCACCAAGATCAGGATTCTGGTTTGGAATTGCCCCAAAACCTGAAAAATTAGACCTTGAAGCAATTGGAAAAAGAGCAGCTGAAGAGGCTATAGCCAAAATAGGTTCAAAATCAGTGAAAAGCGGGAAATATAGGGTTATTATTAGAAGTGACGAATTTACCAGTTTATTGGCAACTATGCTTATTCCTATGATTTCAGCTGAAAACGCACAGAAAAATATGTCACCATTGAAGGAAAAACTTGGTGAAAAAATTGGAAGCGATATTGTAAATATTAAAGATATTCCATATTATGAAGGTTCTTTAAACAATGCACCATTTGACAGTGAAGGTGTTCCTACACAGGAAAAAACAATACTTGAAAATGGTGTATTTAAAACATTTTTATATAACTTAAAAACAGCTAAAAAAGAGGGAAAGGAATCTACAGGTAATGCCCTTGGAAGAGGTATTGCACCTGTTAATATGTATTTTGAACCTGGAAAGAAAAATTTTGATGAACTTGTTGAAACTCTGGGAGACGGTATTATAATTACTTCTCTTGAAGGATTACATTCAGGTGCAAATCCTATTTCCGGTGAATTTTCACTTGGAGCACAGGGATTAAAGGTAGAAAACGGTAAGATAGTAAGTGGTGTGGAACAGATTACAATTTCCGGTAATTTCCTTGATGTATTATCAAAGATTGAAGAAGCAGGAAACGATATGTGGATTTCATTTAGCAGTACAATAGCACCATCAGTAATTATTTCTGAAATTGATATAGCAGGTAATGCATAA
- a CDS encoding TldD/PmbA family protein has product MVLSKELVQDIIGTVLKHGGDFAEVFVEKRYTNNFTMKNGSLESATTGNRFGVGVRGFLGTKAVYAYTNDLSRESLLSVAKRVGEALGEIKVEDLVLNLNKTEYENKHPVFLYPEDISKRKKVAVMKRAYNAAKNYSDLISQVVVYYWEYDQNVLIANSEGVFVEDNRVRTRLMINAVAEHNGVMESGFYGPGAGMGFEFFNVIDVEEAGKVAARTAARMVKAEPAPAGKYPVVISNEFGGVIFHEAVGHALEATAVAKGASVFAGKLGEKVAAECVSAVDDGTIPNAWGSLNVDDEGTPTQRNVLIENGILKGYMIDKLGARKMGMKSTGSARRQDYTFAPTSRMTNTFILPGDYHPEEIIANTEYGLYAKRLGGGSVNPSTGEFNFAVNEGYLIENGKITKPVRGATLIGKGYEIIQKIDMVGNDIKRGQGMCGSISGSIPADVGQPTIRVSEIIVGGRNK; this is encoded by the coding sequence ATGGTGTTAAGTAAAGAGCTTGTACAGGATATTATAGGAACCGTTCTCAAACACGGCGGCGATTTTGCCGAAGTATTTGTTGAGAAAAGATATACAAATAACTTTACTATGAAGAATGGAAGTCTTGAAAGTGCAACAACAGGGAATCGATTTGGAGTTGGGGTTAGAGGATTTTTAGGAACAAAGGCAGTATATGCATATACCAATGATCTTTCAAGAGAGTCATTATTAAGTGTAGCCAAAAGAGTTGGAGAAGCTCTTGGTGAAATAAAGGTAGAAGACCTTGTTTTAAATTTAAACAAAACAGAATATGAAAATAAACATCCTGTATTTTTGTATCCTGAAGATATTTCAAAAAGAAAAAAGGTTGCTGTAATGAAGAGAGCATATAATGCAGCAAAAAATTACTCAGACTTAATATCTCAGGTAGTTGTATATTATTGGGAATATGATCAAAATGTATTAATAGCAAACTCAGAAGGTGTTTTTGTTGAAGATAATAGGGTAAGAACAAGATTAATGATAAATGCTGTTGCAGAACATAATGGCGTTATGGAATCAGGATTTTATGGCCCTGGAGCAGGAATGGGATTTGAATTTTTTAATGTTATAGATGTAGAAGAAGCTGGAAAGGTAGCTGCGAGAACAGCTGCAAGAATGGTTAAGGCAGAACCAGCACCAGCTGGGAAATATCCTGTTGTTATTTCAAATGAATTTGGTGGTGTTATTTTCCATGAAGCTGTTGGACATGCTTTAGAGGCAACAGCTGTAGCAAAAGGCGCATCTGTATTTGCAGGTAAATTGGGAGAAAAGGTTGCAGCAGAATGCGTTTCTGCAGTTGATGATGGAACAATTCCAAATGCATGGGGTTCTTTAAATGTAGATGATGAAGGAACGCCAACACAGAGGAATGTATTAATTGAAAATGGTATTTTAAAAGGATATATGATAGATAAGCTTGGTGCAAGAAAAATGGGTATGAAATCCACTGGTAGCGCAAGAAGGCAGGATTATACATTTGCACCAACTTCAAGAATGACAAATACATTTATTTTGCCAGGTGATTATCACCCAGAAGAAATAATAGCAAATACAGAATATGGATTATATGCAAAAAGACTTGGTGGAGGTTCTGTAAATCCATCAACAGGAGAATTTAATTTTGCAGTTAATGAAGGATATTTAATAGAAAACGGTAAAATAACAAAACCAGTTAGGGGAGCAACATTAATAGGAAAAGGTTATGAAATAATTCAAAAGATAGATATGGTTGGAAACGATATAAAACGTGGTCAGGGAATGTGTGGTTCCATTTCAGGAAGCATTCCTGCTGATGTAGGACAGCCAACAATAAGGGTTTCTGAAATTATCGTTGGGGGGCGAAATAAATGA
- the nth gene encoding endonuclease III encodes MKKSKSEIKKILKILSETYPESKTALKYSNNFELLIAVMLSAQTTDNQVNKVTPELFKRFKTPYDFAKLNPEELEEYIKGVGLYKTKSKNIIKTCQILVEKYNGEIPQTREELMELPGVGRKTANVILSVAFGKDAIAVDTHVFRVANRIGLANAKDVKKTEEDLMKVIPKNLWGQAHHWLIYHGRNICKARNPKCDICPIKELCDYNQK; translated from the coding sequence ATGAAAAAATCAAAATCGGAAATAAAAAAGATATTAAAAATACTATCAGAAACCTATCCCGAATCGAAAACAGCGTTGAAATATAGTAATAATTTCGAATTGTTAATTGCTGTAATGCTTTCAGCACAAACTACAGATAATCAGGTAAATAAAGTTACACCAGAGTTGTTTAAAAGGTTTAAAACACCGTATGATTTTGCTAAATTAAATCCTGAGGAGCTTGAGGAATACATTAAAGGTGTTGGATTATACAAAACAAAAAGCAAGAATATTATAAAAACATGTCAGATTTTGGTTGAAAAGTACAATGGAGAAATTCCACAAACGAGAGAAGAGTTAATGGAATTGCCGGGAGTTGGAAGGAAAACAGCAAATGTGATTTTAAGCGTAGCTTTTGGAAAAGATGCAATTGCGGTTGATACACATGTCTTTAGAGTTGCAAATAGAATTGGACTGGCAAATGCAAAGGATGTTAAAAAAACCGAAGAGGATTTAATGAAGGTAATTCCAAAGAATTTGTGGGGACAGGCGCATCACTGGTTAATTTATCATGGAAGAAATATTTGTAAGGCGAGGAATCCGAAGTGCGATATTTGTCCAATAAAAGAGTTATGTGATTATAATCAAAAATAA
- a CDS encoding CDP-glycerol glycerophosphotransferase family protein, whose translation MALKKFFEKNEFSKVIDLFNSKNHKTEEDYIITALSYFNLNQTNKAISLLKEILRENPDNLDALFNLTTIYYKIKNWNKVKEFGLKYYEKDNNDWAINDMLAELWLFEGDFDKSLFHLENAFNAAPSEMSAYFKNRISIFKEKINKVKKLPKLAFICAKGLDNFINDIIDGLSENYWVRKFVVTTDKEIYSAIDWADIIWFEWANEVAIIGSNYQNTSTKPAIVRLHSYESLAYYPQKINWNNIDKLILVAEHIKDIIKMYMPNIENLVDIEVINNGIDIEKIKFTPHKKGFNIAWVAHISYKKNPPMMLQIIKKLVEKDNRYKLHIAGDFQDLRYEIYLKHMVREMNLENNVIFYGWVDDMDEWWEDKNYLLSTSIHESFGYNIAEALAKGIKPIIHNFYGSKNLWPENFIFNTINEAVDMILSNDYDSEKYRKFIEKYSLDKQIDEIKKIIKIQTAKQSSNNYYLKKEILTLYYKSFSGSNTISLYKLNSWKIKEKYDIKLYKLTANFFKKKEILKSKMIITTHGPIFKNNNIINLELWHGFPLKAMGLMDNNEKNKIKVKKIFSNTDYIISYSNMYSMLMSACTGIPKEKFFITGMPRNDFLFLSSGKNNISKFYNVLDKKIIFFMPTFRFGFNRVEGKKNFNNIFGFEHFDYEVFFEFLKQNNILFIAKLHPNEENKINININNENFKLLRDRDLEKNNMDLYELINGVDLLITDYSSIYFDYLLLNKPIIFTPVDLEEYKKTRGLLLDPYDYWTPGEKALTQKELQKYILKAFNNDEYSEKRNEIKNIIHYYQDEKSSQRVWNLIDELIGRKKIF comes from the coding sequence ATGGCATTAAAAAAATTTTTTGAAAAAAATGAATTTAGTAAAGTAATTGATCTGTTTAATTCAAAAAATCATAAAACTGAAGAAGACTATATTATCACTGCTTTATCTTATTTTAATTTAAATCAAACAAATAAAGCTATTTCTCTTTTAAAAGAAATTTTAAGAGAAAATCCAGACAATTTGGATGCTCTTTTTAATCTAACAACTATATATTATAAAATAAAAAACTGGAATAAAGTAAAAGAATTTGGTTTAAAATATTATGAAAAGGATAATAATGATTGGGCCATTAATGATATGCTGGCAGAATTATGGCTATTTGAAGGTGATTTTGACAAAAGTTTATTCCATTTAGAAAATGCATTTAATGCTGCGCCATCTGAAATGTCAGCGTATTTTAAAAATAGAATTTCCATTTTTAAAGAAAAAATTAATAAAGTAAAAAAATTACCAAAATTGGCTTTTATATGCGCTAAAGGTTTAGATAATTTTATCAATGATATTATAGATGGTTTATCAGAAAATTATTGGGTAAGAAAATTTGTTGTAACCACAGATAAAGAAATATACTCTGCTATTGATTGGGCTGACATCATATGGTTTGAATGGGCTAACGAAGTAGCTATAATTGGAAGTAATTATCAAAATACTTCAACAAAACCCGCAATAGTGAGATTACACAGTTATGAATCTTTAGCATATTATCCTCAAAAAATAAACTGGAATAACATAGATAAATTGATATTAGTTGCTGAACATATTAAAGATATTATTAAAATGTATATGCCAAATATAGAAAATCTGGTTGATATAGAAGTTATAAATAATGGTATAGATATTGAAAAAATAAAATTTACCCCACATAAAAAAGGCTTTAATATTGCCTGGGTTGCCCATATTTCATATAAAAAAAATCCTCCCATGATGCTTCAAATTATAAAAAAATTAGTTGAGAAAGATAATAGATATAAGCTTCATATTGCTGGAGATTTTCAAGATTTGAGATATGAAATATACTTAAAACATATGGTGAGGGAAATGAATCTTGAAAATAACGTCATTTTTTATGGTTGGGTTGATGATATGGATGAATGGTGGGAAGATAAAAACTATTTACTTTCAACAAGTATTCATGAAAGTTTTGGATATAACATTGCTGAAGCTTTAGCAAAAGGAATTAAACCAATAATACATAATTTCTATGGTTCAAAAAATTTATGGCCAGAAAATTTTATTTTCAATACTATAAATGAAGCTGTGGATATGATTTTATCTAATGATTATGATTCAGAAAAATATAGAAAATTTATAGAAAAATATTCGTTAGATAAACAAATTGATGAAATAAAAAAAATCATAAAAATTCAAACAGCAAAACAATCATCAAATAATTATTATTTAAAAAAGGAAATATTGACGTTATATTATAAATCATTTAGTGGCTCAAATACAATATCGTTGTATAAATTAAATTCATGGAAAATAAAAGAAAAATATGATATCAAATTATACAAATTAACTGCTAATTTTTTTAAGAAAAAAGAAATATTGAAAAGTAAAATGATAATTACAACACATGGACCGATATTTAAAAATAATAATATTATAAATTTGGAGTTATGGCATGGCTTTCCATTAAAGGCTATGGGATTAATGGATAACAACGAAAAAAATAAAATTAAGGTTAAAAAAATATTTAGCAATACAGATTATATTATTTCTTATTCTAATATGTATAGTATGTTAATGTCTGCTTGTACAGGAATTCCAAAGGAGAAATTTTTTATCACAGGAATGCCGCGAAATGATTTCTTATTTTTATCAAGTGGAAAAAATAATATATCAAAATTTTATAATGTTCTTGATAAAAAGATAATATTTTTTATGCCGACTTTTAGATTTGGATTTAACAGAGTGGAAGGAAAGAAAAATTTTAATAATATATTTGGATTTGAACATTTTGATTATGAAGTTTTTTTTGAATTTTTAAAACAAAATAATATATTATTTATTGCCAAACTTCATCCAAATGAAGAAAATAAAATTAATATAAATATAAATAATGAAAATTTTAAATTATTAAGAGATAGAGACCTAGAAAAAAATAATATGGATTTATATGAATTAATAAATGGAGTTGATTTATTAATTACTGACTATTCTTCTATATATTTTGATTATTTATTATTGAATAAACCTATAATTTTTACACCAGTTGATCTTGAGGAATATAAAAAAACAAGAGGTCTTCTATTAGACCCGTATGACTACTGGACCCCAGGTGAAAAAGCATTGACTCAAAAAGAATTACAGAAATATATTTTAAAAGCTTTCAATAATGATGAATATAGTGAAAAAAGAAATGAAATAAAGAATATTATTCATTATTATCAAGATGAAAAATCATCTCAAAGAGTATGGAATCTGATAGATGAATTAATAGGTAGAAAAAAAATTTTTTAA
- the tagD gene encoding glycerol-3-phosphate cytidylyltransferase, whose product MKTVITYGTFDLFHIGHLKLLQRAKELGDRLIVAVSTDEFNAIKGKKSIIPYDQRAEIVKNIKCVDMVIPEKNWEQKIEDIKKYNVDIFVMGEDWKGKFDFLKEYCEVVYLPRTEGISSTEIKQILQHISKLSTTELKKALDILTKIDFEELKEAFQILEQLKKNLW is encoded by the coding sequence ATGAAAACAGTAATAACCTATGGGACATTTGATTTATTTCATATAGGACATCTTAAATTATTGCAAAGAGCAAAAGAACTAGGAGATAGATTAATAGTAGCAGTTTCAACTGATGAATTTAATGCAATAAAAGGAAAAAAATCTATAATCCCCTACGATCAAAGAGCAGAAATCGTTAAAAATATTAAATGTGTTGATATGGTTATTCCAGAAAAAAATTGGGAACAAAAAATTGAAGATATTAAAAAATATAATGTAGATATTTTTGTAATGGGAGAAGATTGGAAAGGAAAATTTGATTTTTTAAAAGAATATTGTGAAGTTGTATATTTACCAAGAACAGAGGGAATATCCTCTACAGAAATAAAACAAATTCTACAACATATCTCTAAACTATCTACCACCGAATTAAAAAAAGCTTTAGATATATTGACAAAAATAGATTTTGAAGAATTGAAAGAAGCTTTTCAAATTTTAGAACAACTAAAAAAGAATTTATGGTAA
- a CDS encoding ATP-binding protein, whose product MKMINREKEKDFLEKKIYSNKSELIILYGRRRVGKTFLLEKTFEEKAVFFTADLSNTSYLINRFSREIISKLPNFPGNIQVNQWDDFFGLLKMYLLQNRDKIIIFDEFQYIPFQDSSFMSIFQRWWDTEFSKMNVNFILCGSYSGMIEKIALEHNSPLYGRRTGQYKILPMDFFDSSKFLPNFNIEDKIYIYSITDGIPLYLKEFSEFSNFEEALFNRVFSPGEFLVEEGKFLTMEEFKKDPSNYFSIMRVIADGKTTPVEISNFSGVENRKISTYLSKLLDVELIKKEFPVSLKKPKRKPLYYINDEYIKFYFKYIFPNIDIIYRGHGEQLVKSILLEINNYTSFTFEKIARQYIERVESPQKIGKWWNKDIEIDIAAIKENKVIVGECKWTNKKVDNRVLQKLQLKTQKMIEEWNFEPDEIIYYLFSKSGFTNILEAENIKLIDLESLSELI is encoded by the coding sequence ATGAAAATGATAAATCGTGAAAAAGAAAAAGATTTTTTAGAAAAAAAAATTTATTCAAATAAAAGTGAATTAATAATTCTATATGGCCGAAGAAGGGTTGGAAAAACCTTCTTACTGGAAAAAACCTTTGAAGAAAAGGCTGTATTTTTCACTGCTGATCTTTCTAATACTTCATATCTAATCAATAGATTTTCCAGGGAAATAATATCCAAACTTCCAAATTTTCCCGGAAATATCCAGGTTAATCAATGGGATGATTTTTTTGGTTTATTGAAAATGTATTTACTACAAAATAGAGATAAAATAATAATATTCGATGAATTTCAATATATTCCATTTCAGGATTCTTCATTTATGTCTATATTCCAAAGATGGTGGGATACAGAATTCAGTAAGATGAATGTCAATTTTATTTTATGTGGTTCATATTCCGGAATGATAGAAAAAATCGCACTTGAACACAATAGCCCATTATATGGTCGAAGAACCGGACAATACAAAATATTACCCATGGATTTCTTTGATTCTTCAAAGTTTCTTCCTAATTTCAATATTGAAGATAAAATATATATATATAGTATAACTGATGGTATTCCACTATACTTAAAAGAATTTTCTGAATTTTCTAATTTTGAAGAGGCACTTTTTAATAGAGTGTTTTCACCAGGGGAATTTCTCGTTGAAGAAGGAAAATTCTTAACTATGGAAGAATTTAAAAAGGATCCTTCAAATTATTTTTCCATTATGCGAGTAATTGCCGATGGAAAAACTACACCTGTAGAAATTTCAAATTTCAGTGGTGTAGAAAATAGAAAGATTTCCACATACCTTTCAAAGTTGCTGGATGTTGAACTAATAAAAAAGGAATTTCCCGTTTCATTAAAAAAACCAAAAAGAAAACCGTTGTATTATATAAATGATGAGTATATAAAATTTTATTTTAAATATATTTTTCCAAATATAGATATAATTTATAGGGGACACGGAGAGCAACTTGTTAAAAGTATCCTTCTGGAAATAAATAATTATACATCATTTACTTTTGAAAAAATAGCAAGGCAATACATAGAAAGAGTTGAATCACCACAAAAGATTGGAAAATGGTGGAATAAAGATATAGAAATTGATATTGCAGCTATAAAAGAAAACAAAGTAATTGTTGGAGAATGTAAATGGACAAATAAAAAGGTTGATAATAGAGTTTTGCAAAAGTTACAGCTGAAAACTCAAAAAATGATAGAAGAATGGAATTTTGAACCTGATGAAATTATTTATTATCTATTCTCAAAATCAGGATTTACAAACATTTTAGAAGCAGAAAATATAAAACTTATTGATTTAGAAAGCTTATCAGAACTTATATAA